GGGTCTGGCAGCTTTAATGAAGCTTGGCCGGTTTCCTTTTTTTGTTTGGGCTAATAGCGTGAATTGAGAAACTAATAGAATATTGCCGTTTATATCTGAAATTGATTTATTCATTAATCCGTTTTCATCTCCGAATACACGCATATTGGCAATTTTAGCTGCTAACCATTTTAAATCTTCTTCGGTATCTTCTTCAGAAATGCCTAATAGTATTAAAAAACCGTTTTCAATAGCTCCGGTTATTTTTCCTTCAACTTTGCAGGAAGCTTCAGAAACACGTTGTATAACTGCTCTCATAGTTTTAGTTCATGAGTTGGATAGTATCAAGTATTTAGTATCAGGTATGTAGACAGATGGTTATTCGTTAGTGCTTGGATTTTTATCAAAGAGTTTTCCAATGAACGATTTCATCCCGTTATTCACCATGGACCATTAATCTAACGGACTTTCGACTTTTCTTAATTCCTCGTCTCGTTGCCGTTATAGATGCTTAAATAACTGTCATACCTTGAAGGCTCTATTTCTCCGTCTTCAAGGGCTTTCAAAACCGCACAGCCAGGTTCGTTAATGTGTACACAATTGTTGAATTTGCAATCGTGCATACGCTCGCGGAACTCGGGGAAATAATGTGCCAGTTGCTTTTTATCGATGTCAAAGACTCCCAGTTCTCTGATGCCGGGTGTATCAATTAATTTGCCACCAAAAGGTAAATCATACATCTCTGCGAAAGTGGTTGTATGTTTTCCACTGTCGCTCCAGTCAGAAATCTCTCCGGTTTTAATTTCAAGATTGGGAATAAGTTTGTTGATTAAACTTGACTTTCCAACACCGGAATGACCAGAGAATAACGTGGTTTTATCTTTGAGAAGATCTTCTATGAGATCTATATTGGTTCCATCGTTTGCAGAAACAGTGTAACATGGATAGCCAATGTCTTCGTAGATGGACATAAAATCTTCCAGAATATCCAGACCTTCTTCGCTAAATAGATCTAATTTATTGAAGATAAGCGTTGCAGGAATATGATAAGCTTCTGCTGTTACTAAAAAACGATCTATAAAGCCTAAAGAAGTTCTTGGGGAAGCCAAAGTAACTATCAAAAATGCCTGATCCATGTTGGCAGCAATAATATGTGCCTGTTTGGAAAGGTTAATGGATTTTCTGATGATATAGTTTTTACGAGGCTCGATTTTACTGATCACACCTGTCTCCTGATCAGGCTCCAATTCGAAAGTCACAATATCACCAACGGCTACCGGATTGGTACTTACGATTCCTTTGATTCTTAGTTTTCCTTTGATTCTACATTCATAGCGTTCGCCGTTTTCAGCGATTACGCTATACCAGCTTCCGGTTGATTTTGTGACTAATCCCTGCATTGTGGGTAAAGATACTGAAAAAGTAAAATGAGGTATTTAAAACTTTATGCTATAATTATACATTCTTAAAAAAGATCTGAATGCTTGCCTGCTCTAATCAGAGAATAAGTTTTGTGGTTTTGTTTCCATATCGGCAACCAATCAGGTTGAGTGTGACATTCCTATAGGCCTTTAAAATAGATGAGATTTGTATTTGGGAGGAAGCTTTTCTTCTCTTCTAAGGAACTTTAGAGTGTCTTCAGGTAAATTAGTTGTGCTATTGTTGTAATAGTAGGGCAAGATTTTCTTACCATTCTTTATACCCGATTTTTTTTCTTTCCTGTGGAGGTTGCTCTTTCCTTTCTGTTAACTCATCCAAGTATTGAAATACTAATTCTATGTTTTTGTCCTGATTATCCTGTCTTTTGTTTTGTAAAGAAATGATGTTTTTGATCTGTTCAATTTCAAGCTTGAGCTCTATATTGTTGTTTAGCATTTCTCGCATTTTAACAAAAACGTCTATGATTTTAATACTCATATTAATAGCCTGCTCACTTCTTAACACATTAGAAAGCATGAGTAGACCATGTTCTGTAAAGGCAAATGGGAGGTACTTTGAATGACTGCCATGTTTTAAGGTCGCAAAATGCGACCTTAAAACATTATTATACTCTTCTCTTGTAAGCTCCATCATAAAATGAGGGGGGAAGCGATTAATGTTTCTGCGCACCTGTTCTTTTAATCGTTTGGTTTCTACTCCGTAAAGTTCTGCTAAATCTGTATCCAGCATTATCTTTTGTCCTCTTATATAATATATTTTATTAAGGATAATATCTTCTGTGATAATGACTTCTTGCTTGTTTGTTGTAGATTTAGCCATATGCGATTTTGTGATTCGGTTAGATTAAGGTTAATCTAAAAAAAGAATTAAAAACAAGAGCTATTTGTTGTATAATAATTTGATGATGAAGGATTATAGTCAACCAGATAAGTTTCTTTGTCTCCTTAAAAACGATAAAATTCAAAAATGTTTGCTTTTGGCAAAATGAAATCTTAGATTTGGCGCATAAAATAGAAATGTTACTTAACTAAGCAATGAGAAGATTTATTACAGGCACAATCATTACCACAACCATTACGCTTAATGCATAGAGGAAGGTAGTCTTTGGCTTGAAATAAATTAAAAATATATAGAGCGCCTTCCCTGAAACCGGAGGCGCTTTTTTTATGATTAGTTCTGGTCGCATTAAAAAGCGTAATAATAAAGATGAAAGTTTTAAAATTCGGAGGTACATCAGTAGGATCGGTAGAAGCTTTGCAAGCGTTAACCGGTGTTGTAAAATCTAATCTGGAGCAGGGAGAGCGTATTATTGTCGTGGTTTCTGCAATGGGTGGTCTAACGAACCTCTTGATTAAAACGGCGGAAGATGCGGTAAAAGGGATAGATTTCTCCAGATCTTTAATGGCTATAGAGGCAAGGCATTTTGAGGTAGTAAAGTCTTTAATTCCTATTCAACAGCAAAATAAGGTTTTCACAACGTTGAAGATCTATTTTCAGGAGCTGGAAGATCTAATGCAGGGCGTAACTGCATTGAAAGAATTAAGTCCGAAAACCAAAGATGCCATATTGAGTTATGGTGAGAGATGCTCTGCATTTATGTTGAGCAGAATTTTACGTACGCTTCATGAGAATACCGAATTTCTGGATGCAACTCAGTTAATAAAAACTGATAGTTCTTTTGGAAATGCGCATGTAGACTTCGATCAGACAAATCTGCTTATTCAGGATTATTTTAACAATCATCGGGACGAATTGACGATAGTTACTGGTTTTATTGCCAGCGACAATCAAAATAGAACAACGACTTTGGGCCGTGGCGGTAGCGACTATACTGCTGCAATTATTGGTGCGGCATTAAATGCCAACCAAATTGAAATATGGACTGATGTTAACGGTATGATGACTGCGGATCCGAGAAGGGTGAAAAAGGCATTTTCTTTAGACGAGCTTTCTTATACTGAGGCAATGGAGCTTTCTTTCTTCGGAGCGAAAGTGATTTATCCGCCAACGATGGTTCCTGCTTTTTTGAAGAAGATTCCAATTGTCATTAAAAATACTTTTAATCCGCATTTCGAAGGAACTTTTATCCGTCATGATAATAAGCCTTCTAATACTGTTATCAGAGGTATTTCTTCCGTAGACTATGTAAGTATTCTGAATGTTCAGGGGAGTGGAATGGTTGGAAAAGCGGGTTTTAGCGGAAGATTGTTTTCTTTGTTGTCCCGCGAGCAGGTGAACGTTATTTTAATAACTCAATCTTCATCAGAGCATTCTATTACTTTTGCTGTTGCACCAGAGGATGCCATTCTTGCCAAATCATTGATAGAACAGGAGTTTGAACTGGAATTGGCAGCTAGTAAGCTGGAGCCTATACGCATAGAAAATGATTTATCTATTCTGGCAATCGTAGGAGAGAATATGAAACAAACTCCGGGGATTTCCGGAAAGCTGTTTTCCTCTTTGGGCAGAAATGGGGTTAATGTAGTTGCCATTGCGCAGGGATCTTCAGAATATAATATCTCAGTAATCATTAATCATGATCATTTATCAAAAGCATTAAATGCAGTCCATGATGCGTTTTTTGCTGAACTGCAAAAGACTTTACATGTTTTCGTGGTAGGGGTTGGAAATATCGGCAAAGAGTTATTGACTCAAATCAAAAATCACCATGCTTCTTTGGTGAAGGATAACCTGATCAATATCAAGATTATTGGTTTAAGTAATTCCAGAAAAATGTTTGTTGATGCAGATGGAATAGATTTGGAAAACTGGGAGAATATTCTGAATGAAAAAGGAGAGCAAGCTAGTTTGGAAGGCTTTGTAAACCAAATGAAATCTTTGGATTTACCAAATTGTGTCTTTGTAGATAATACGGCAACTCCGGCTCCTTCACAGTTTTATAAAGAGATATTCGAATCTAATATTTCGGTAGTAACTTGTAATAAGATTGCCAATTCTGGTGCGTACAAACAGTTTGAATTGCTGAAAACAACGGCACAAAAACATGGTGTAGATTTCTTCTACGAAACTAATGTTGGTGCGGGGCTTCCAATTATCAAAACTTTAAACGATTTGATAATTAGTGGCGATAAAATTCTAAAAATCGAAGCTATACTTTCAGGAACGATTTCATTCATCTTCAATAACTTCAAAGGAGATGTTACTTTCTATGATATTGTAAAACAAGCGCAGGAAAAAGGTTATACAGAACCAGATCCTCGTGATGATTTAGGTGGAATTGATTTTATGCGTAAGATGCTGATTCTGGCAAGAAATAGTGGTTTGGCTTTAGAGTCATCGGATGTTGAATTGGGAGCTATTTTACCAGAAAATTGTGCAAAAGCACCAAGTGTAGATGCTTTTTACGAGGAGCTGAAAGTGTCTAATGATTATTTTGAGAAATTGAAAAATGATGCAGCCGCAGAAGGTAAAGTGCTGAGATATATCGGTAAACTGGAAGACGGTAAAGTGAGCATCAATCTGCAAGCAGTGGGATCGGAACATCCGTTCTACTCGCTATCTGGTAGTGATAATATTATCGCTTTTACAACAGAGAGATATTGCGAAACGCAAATGGTTGTTAAAGGCCCTGGAGCCGGTGCTGCAGTTACAGCTGCGGGCGTATTTGCTGATTTGGTAAAAGTTGGAGCGGAATAATATGAGCAAGAGATCTATTAGAGTTTTTTCACCGGCAACTGTTGCCAATGTGGTGTGCGGATTTGACATCCTTGGTTTTGCAGTAAACGAACCGGGTGATGAACTATATATGGAATTGTGTGATGAACCTGGTGTTGTAATCGCATCAATTGAGGGAGATGAAGGTAAACTGCCTTTAGACCCAGATAAAAATACAGTTAGCGCCTGTGTAAAAAGTATTTTAAGGCATTTAGGCAAGGAAGATTTAGGGGTAAAGTTAAAGCTAACCAAGAAGATGCCTTTGGGAAGTGGACTGGGTTCAAGTTCGGCAAGTGCCGTGGCGGGTATTTTTGCTATTAACGAATTGTTGGGACGTCCGCTAACTAAACACGAATTACTTCCGTTTGCGATGGAAGGCGAAGCTTTGGCTTGCGGTCACGGACATGCAGATAATGTAGCACCTGCTTTGTTTGGTGGTTTTACATTGATTAAAAGCTACGAGCCTTTAGAGGTTATCCAATTGCCTGTACCGGATTTGTATTGTGCGTTATTATATCCGCATGTGGATGTTCCTACGCGTGACGCCAGACAGATTATCCGTTCTAAAGTCGCATTAAAAGATGCGGTTGTACAATGGGGGAATATTGCAGGGCTGGTAAGTGCTTTATATCAACATGATTATGATCTGTTGGGCAGATCAATGAAAGATGTAATTGTAGAACCGGTTAGATCGATCTTAATTCCTGAGTTTGACAGTATGAAACAACAAGCTTTAGCAAATGGCGCTTTAGGTTTTGGCATTTCAGGGTCAGGACCAACTGTTTTTTCTTTGTACAGAAATAAAGAAGATGCAGAGAAAGTCTTAAATCAATTGAAAGCGTTCTTAAAGGAAAAGGGAATCGAAAGCAATATTTATCTATCGAAAGTAAACAGCGAAGGACCGGTTGTGTTGGAATAGTTAAGAGTAGCAAGTATTTAGTATCAGGCAGATGGTCTGGAAGCAAGGAAAATAAAATTTAGTATTTTTGTTTTTAGCAGAATTATGAAAGCCAAAGAGGAAATATTATATGTGTTAAGAGCAAACAAAGCAAAATTGACTCGCCTTGGTGTTAAGGCTGTTGGTTTGTTTGGTTCTTATCTCTATGGTGAACAGTCTAAAGATAGTGATATTGATTTGCTAATTGATTTTGAACCTGATCAGGAGAATTTCGATAATTATATGGCAGTTTATGACCTTTTTGAAACAGTGTTTAAAGGTAATAAAATTGATGTCGTTACGAAAAATGGTCTAAGCCCTTATATTGGTCAAAAAATTTTAAATGACGTTTTGTATGCTTAAAGATCCAAAAGAATTTTTAAAGCATATTCGAGATGAATCTCTTTATGTAATTTCGGTAACAAGAGATTTAAGTTTTGATGCTTTTTTAGAGGACGAAACATTGAAAAGAGCTATAGTAAGGAGTTTAGAAATTATAGGTGAAGCCAGTAAGAAAATTCCATCAGACTTTAAATTGCAATTTGATGCTATTGAATGGAAAAATATGGCAGGCATGAGGGATAGGTTAATACACAACTATTTCGGAATAAATTATACTATTGTTTGGGATGTGGTGAAAAATAAAATTCCGGAACTGAATAAACAAATTGCTAGTATTCTGTAAAATTGCCTCTTTATAACGAGGATTTAATAAAAATATATCGTTCTAGCCAATTTTACTCGTTTTAAACGAGGGCTATAATAAAAATTAAAGAACAAAGAGTAAAGAGAGATTGAGTTATGGCCTTAGCTACATTCTCATATCTCACATCTCAATACTTATATCTCAAATAAAAATGAAACTATACAGTACCAAAAACCATAACTTATCAGTAGATTTTGAAACAGCGGTTTTCAATAGCTTGCCAGCGGATAAAGGTTTATATATGCCTACTTTTTTACCTCAGTTAGATGCAGAAATTATAGCTAATTGGGATAAGAAATCATTGCAGGAAATTGCGTTTGATTTAGCTTACGAATTATTAAAAGATGATATTTCTGCTGAAGATCTGAAAGCAATAATAGATGAAGCTGCAAATTTCGAAGCTCCATTAGTTCCTTTGGATAAAGATGTTTTTGTGCTGGAATTGTTCCATGGCCCGTCTTTAGCTTTTAAAGATTTTGGAGCAAGATTTATGAGCCGGATTATGGCTCATTTCCTGAAACAGGAACAAAAGGAAATTCGTATTCTGGTTGCTACTTCCGGAGATACAGGAGGTGCTGTTGCTTTGGGCTTCCTGAATGTTCCGGGAATTAAAGTGACTATCCTTTATCCTAAGGG
This genomic interval from Pseudopedobacter saltans DSM 12145 contains the following:
- the dtd gene encoding D-aminoacyl-tRNA deacylase, whose protein sequence is MRAVIQRVSEASCKVEGKITGAIENGFLILLGISEEDTEEDLKWLAAKIANMRVFGDENGLMNKSISDINGNILLVSQFTLLAQTKKGNRPSFIKAARPDKAIPLYEKMVAELTILTQTTIETGIFGADMKISLVNDGPVTIIMDTADRERH
- the rsgA gene encoding ribosome small subunit-dependent GTPase A, whose product is MQGLVTKSTGSWYSVIAENGERYECRIKGKLRIKGIVSTNPVAVGDIVTFELEPDQETGVISKIEPRKNYIIRKSINLSKQAHIIAANMDQAFLIVTLASPRTSLGFIDRFLVTAEAYHIPATLIFNKLDLFSEEGLDILEDFMSIYEDIGYPCYTVSANDGTNIDLIEDLLKDKTTLFSGHSGVGKSSLINKLIPNLEIKTGEISDWSDSGKHTTTFAEMYDLPFGGKLIDTPGIRELGVFDIDKKQLAHYFPEFRERMHDCKFNNCVHINEPGCAVLKALEDGEIEPSRYDSYLSIYNGNETRN
- a CDS encoding ORF6N domain-containing protein; amino-acid sequence: MAKSTTNKQEVIITEDIILNKIYYIRGQKIMLDTDLAELYGVETKRLKEQVRRNINRFPPHFMMELTREEYNNVLRSHFATLKHGSHSKYLPFAFTEHGLLMLSNVLRSEQAINMSIKIIDVFVKMREMLNNNIELKLEIEQIKNIISLQNKRQDNQDKNIELVFQYLDELTERKEQPPQERKKIGYKEW
- the thrA gene encoding bifunctional aspartate kinase/homoserine dehydrogenase I gives rise to the protein MKVLKFGGTSVGSVEALQALTGVVKSNLEQGERIIVVVSAMGGLTNLLIKTAEDAVKGIDFSRSLMAIEARHFEVVKSLIPIQQQNKVFTTLKIYFQELEDLMQGVTALKELSPKTKDAILSYGERCSAFMLSRILRTLHENTEFLDATQLIKTDSSFGNAHVDFDQTNLLIQDYFNNHRDELTIVTGFIASDNQNRTTTLGRGGSDYTAAIIGAALNANQIEIWTDVNGMMTADPRRVKKAFSLDELSYTEAMELSFFGAKVIYPPTMVPAFLKKIPIVIKNTFNPHFEGTFIRHDNKPSNTVIRGISSVDYVSILNVQGSGMVGKAGFSGRLFSLLSREQVNVILITQSSSEHSITFAVAPEDAILAKSLIEQEFELELAASKLEPIRIENDLSILAIVGENMKQTPGISGKLFSSLGRNGVNVVAIAQGSSEYNISVIINHDHLSKALNAVHDAFFAELQKTLHVFVVGVGNIGKELLTQIKNHHASLVKDNLINIKIIGLSNSRKMFVDADGIDLENWENILNEKGEQASLEGFVNQMKSLDLPNCVFVDNTATPAPSQFYKEIFESNISVVTCNKIANSGAYKQFELLKTTAQKHGVDFFYETNVGAGLPIIKTLNDLIISGDKILKIEAILSGTISFIFNNFKGDVTFYDIVKQAQEKGYTEPDPRDDLGGIDFMRKMLILARNSGLALESSDVELGAILPENCAKAPSVDAFYEELKVSNDYFEKLKNDAAAEGKVLRYIGKLEDGKVSINLQAVGSEHPFYSLSGSDNIIAFTTERYCETQMVVKGPGAGAAVTAAGVFADLVKVGAE
- a CDS encoding homoserine kinase, with protein sequence MSKRSIRVFSPATVANVVCGFDILGFAVNEPGDELYMELCDEPGVVIASIEGDEGKLPLDPDKNTVSACVKSILRHLGKEDLGVKLKLTKKMPLGSGLGSSSASAVAGIFAINELLGRPLTKHELLPFAMEGEALACGHGHADNVAPALFGGFTLIKSYEPLEVIQLPVPDLYCALLYPHVDVPTRDARQIIRSKVALKDAVVQWGNIAGLVSALYQHDYDLLGRSMKDVIVEPVRSILIPEFDSMKQQALANGALGFGISGSGPTVFSLYRNKEDAEKVLNQLKAFLKEKGIESNIYLSKVNSEGPVVLE
- a CDS encoding nucleotidyltransferase family protein → MKAKEEILYVLRANKAKLTRLGVKAVGLFGSYLYGEQSKDSDIDLLIDFEPDQENFDNYMAVYDLFETVFKGNKIDVVTKNGLSPYIGQKILNDVLYA
- a CDS encoding HepT-like ribonuclease domain-containing protein; this translates as MLKDPKEFLKHIRDESLYVISVTRDLSFDAFLEDETLKRAIVRSLEIIGEASKKIPSDFKLQFDAIEWKNMAGMRDRLIHNYFGINYTIVWDVVKNKIPELNKQIASIL